A single genomic interval of Falsiruegeria litorea R37 harbors:
- a CDS encoding carbohydrate ABC transporter permease, whose amino-acid sequence MAALDTTPPSITNNAQAQERRAAWSLTAPALILMVAILLLPVMVALVLSFTNYSLGNDSFDWVGAKNYDRLFSRSTYEKMFVATFTYVVTVVPISVGLGLGAALLINSLGRFREIYKTIYFLPVMATLLAMAIAWEFMLHPSIGMINRTLEMGCGTVVEAIWPFMATGCADGFPVWLGDKRYAIWVICFIGIWQGFGFNMVLYLAGLTGVHRELYHAAEMDGAKSAWERFRLVTWPALGPTTVFVVTISCIRAFQVFDTIEAFWPQGGGPNKSTYVMMFAIFEKGVQQNLIGIGSAITVLFLIFVMFLTLIQRWLVERKVHY is encoded by the coding sequence ATGGCGGCCCTAGACACAACGCCCCCTTCGATCACCAACAACGCGCAGGCGCAGGAACGCCGCGCGGCCTGGTCGCTGACGGCACCTGCCTTGATCCTGATGGTGGCGATCCTGTTGCTGCCGGTGATGGTCGCGCTGGTCCTGTCCTTCACCAACTACTCGCTTGGCAACGACAGCTTCGACTGGGTCGGGGCCAAGAATTATGATCGGCTGTTTTCGCGGTCGACTTATGAAAAGATGTTCGTCGCGACGTTCACCTATGTGGTGACGGTGGTCCCGATCTCGGTCGGGCTGGGATTGGGTGCGGCACTGCTGATCAACTCGCTTGGCCGATTCCGCGAGATTTACAAAACCATCTATTTCCTGCCGGTTATGGCAACCTTGCTGGCGATGGCGATCGCGTGGGAGTTCATGCTGCACCCGTCCATCGGTATGATCAATCGGACGCTTGAGATGGGCTGCGGTACGGTGGTCGAGGCGATCTGGCCTTTCATGGCCACCGGTTGTGCCGATGGCTTTCCGGTCTGGCTGGGGGACAAGCGCTATGCGATCTGGGTGATCTGCTTCATCGGCATCTGGCAAGGCTTTGGCTTTAACATGGTGCTTTATCTTGCGGGGCTGACGGGCGTTCACCGCGAACTCTATCACGCGGCGGAAATGGATGGCGCCAAATCGGCGTGGGAGCGGTTCCGCCTGGTCACATGGCCCGCGCTTGGCCCCACCACCGTCTTTGTCGTCACCATCAGCTGTATCCGCGCCTTTCAGGTGTTCGACACGATCGAGGCGTTCTGGCCCCAGGGCGGCGGTCCCAACAAATCCACCTACGTGATGATGTTCGCCATTTTTGAAAAGGGCGTGCAGCAGAACCTGATCGGCATCGGCTCGGCCATCACTGTCCTGTTCCTGATCTTTGTCATGTTCCTCACCCTGATCCAGCGCTGGCTGGTCGAGCGAAAGGTGCACTACTGA
- a CDS encoding carbohydrate ABC transporter permease, with protein sequence MTRDWWKHLILILGVIVVIAPFYMMVSYSFKSPGEIDRGEGGFFGRQELMVDPRCVALRDPSREDIAAAADRFPGQSARQIGDALVTEAEADCSMRPVVFNYSKAFTEAPLLRYLLNGVIVTVSIFLLQVVVALPAAYALAKLKFWGREAVFGLVLFCLLIPVHAIALPLYILLAKLGLTNTYAALVVPWTISAFGIFLMRQFFMTVPDDLIDAARMDGMGEFAIVWRVMLPTAIPALLAFAIFSIVAHWNDYFWPRIVVTGNRDLFTPPLGLREFKGDGDGSFFGPMMATATVIVTPLIVAFLIAQRRFIEGITLSGMK encoded by the coding sequence ATGACCCGCGACTGGTGGAAACATCTGATCCTGATCCTGGGTGTGATCGTCGTCATCGCGCCGTTCTACATGATGGTCAGCTATTCGTTCAAATCGCCGGGAGAGATTGACCGGGGCGAGGGCGGCTTTTTCGGGCGGCAAGAGCTGATGGTTGATCCGCGCTGCGTTGCCTTGCGTGACCCCAGTCGTGAAGATATCGCCGCTGCTGCGGACCGGTTCCCCGGCCAAAGTGCACGGCAGATCGGTGACGCTCTGGTGACCGAAGCTGAGGCGGATTGCTCGATGCGCCCAGTGGTCTTCAACTATTCCAAAGCCTTCACCGAGGCGCCGCTGCTGCGCTATCTGCTCAACGGCGTGATCGTCACCGTGTCGATTTTCCTGTTGCAGGTCGTGGTAGCGCTGCCTGCGGCCTATGCGCTCGCCAAGCTCAAGTTCTGGGGGCGCGAGGCGGTGTTTGGGCTGGTGCTCTTCTGCCTGCTGATCCCCGTGCATGCCATTGCGCTGCCGCTTTACATCCTGCTGGCCAAGCTGGGGTTGACGAACACCTATGCCGCGCTGGTGGTGCCCTGGACGATCTCGGCCTTTGGCATCTTCCTGATGCGGCAGTTCTTTATGACCGTGCCGGATGACTTGATCGACGCCGCCCGCATGGACGGGATGGGAGAGTTCGCGATCGTCTGGCGCGTCATGCTGCCCACAGCGATCCCGGCGCTACTGGCCTTTGCCATCTTTTCCATCGTTGCCCATTGGAACGACTATTTCTGGCCACGCATCGTGGTCACCGGCAACCGCGATCTGTTCACCCCGCCGCTTGGCCTGCGCGAATTCAAAGGTGACGGGGATGGCAGTTTCTTTGGCCCGATGATGGCCACTGCCACCGTGATCGTCACGCCGCTGATCGTCGCCTTCCTGATCGCGCAACGGCGCTTCATCGAAGGGATCACCCTGAGTGGCATGAAATGA
- a CDS encoding ABC transporter substrate-binding protein, with the protein MKLTATAMALALTASAAFAQDKVTVEFAYPYSHLFDVTYEAMMPAFEKTHPNVEIKFRATYESYEDGTNTILRESVSGNLPDVTMQGLNRQQILVDKGIAKSLEPFIEKEADFAKEGYHDAMLSLSTFGDDVHGLPFSVSLPVGYYNMDVLKEAGIEKLPTTWDDVIAACETMKANGTKNPMFWGWNITGNWFMQALMWSQDKAIVDQGRVTLDSPEALAALEQMQDIFTKCEMQNLEWKAALSSFSAGEIGMMFWSTSALGAVERSQGEFDLKTGPFPGMGETPKGLPAGGNAAMLTSTSDDPKVQEAAWAWLKFITSGEGAAEVAKTTGYMPPNKAANEVILADFYDQNPNKQTAVDQLPLLRDWLAYPGDNGLAITQVIYDGIERIVTGDATDMKELQQEMVEEVADLLPNG; encoded by the coding sequence ATGAAACTGACTGCCACCGCAATGGCCCTGGCCCTGACCGCCAGCGCCGCCTTCGCCCAAGACAAAGTCACGGTCGAGTTTGCCTATCCCTACAGCCACCTGTTCGATGTGACGTATGAGGCGATGATGCCCGCCTTTGAAAAGACGCACCCGAATGTCGAGATCAAGTTCCGCGCCACCTACGAATCTTATGAGGACGGTACCAACACCATTCTGCGGGAATCTGTTTCGGGCAACCTGCCAGACGTAACCATGCAGGGTCTGAACCGTCAGCAGATCCTGGTCGACAAGGGCATCGCCAAGTCGCTGGAACCCTTCATCGAGAAAGAAGCGGACTTTGCCAAAGAAGGTTATCACGACGCAATGCTGTCGTTATCGACCTTTGGCGATGACGTCCACGGTTTGCCGTTCTCGGTCTCGCTGCCGGTTGGGTATTACAACATGGATGTTCTGAAAGAGGCTGGCATCGAAAAGCTTCCAACCACCTGGGACGATGTCATCGCTGCTTGTGAAACCATGAAGGCCAATGGCACCAAAAACCCGATGTTCTGGGGTTGGAACATCACCGGCAACTGGTTCATGCAGGCCCTGATGTGGAGCCAGGACAAGGCCATCGTCGACCAGGGTCGCGTGACGCTGGACAGCCCCGAAGCTCTGGCGGCGCTGGAGCAGATGCAGGACATCTTCACCAAATGCGAAATGCAGAACCTGGAATGGAAAGCCGCGCTGTCTTCGTTCTCGGCGGGTGAGATCGGCATGATGTTCTGGTCGACCTCCGCTCTGGGTGCCGTGGAACGCTCGCAGGGCGAGTTCGATCTGAAAACCGGCCCGTTCCCCGGTATGGGCGAAACCCCCAAGGGTCTGCCTGCAGGTGGCAACGCCGCGATGCTGACCTCGACCTCGGATGACCCGAAAGTACAGGAAGCGGCCTGGGCCTGGCTCAAATTCATCACCAGCGGTGAAGGTGCAGCCGAGGTCGCCAAAACCACCGGCTACATGCCACCCAACAAGGCGGCGAACGAGGTGATCCTGGCCGACTTCTATGACCAGAACCCCAACAAGCAGACTGCTGTTGATCAGCTGCCGCTGCTGCGCGACTGGCTGGCCTATCCGGGTGACAACGGTCTGGCGATCACCCAGGTGATCTATGACGGGATCGAGCGCATCGTGACCGGTGACGCCACCGATATGAAAGAACTGCAGCAAGAGATGGTCGAAGAAGTCGCCGATCTGCTGCCCAACGGCTAA
- a CDS encoding phosphodiesterase, which yields MKIIHISDIHLTLPGEEMGGLDPHARFARALADVARNHPDAARIVITGDLTHWGEEGAYEALKAAVAGAPVPVCLMIGNHDDRATFRAVFPEHPVDANGFVNHAETIDGVRFIYLDSVGDKTHAGHFCAKRRNWLRAELEGCDRARIFLHHNPMELGLPAEDKIALVAEDRPGFRALLEEFSDRIDYVHFGHVHAPIHGRYAGVQFASVPSTGNQSIPDLNEAELLQGAPMEPGYFVLLINGDDTIIHQVPFDWSGPVYTAGTEWDDWAKPDAAAAE from the coding sequence ATGAAAATCATCCATATCTCGGACATCCACCTGACCCTCCCCGGCGAAGAGATGGGCGGGCTTGATCCGCATGCCCGGTTCGCCCGCGCCTTGGCTGATGTGGCCAGAAACCATCCTGATGCCGCGCGTATCGTCATCACCGGCGACCTGACCCATTGGGGCGAAGAGGGCGCGTATGAAGCGCTTAAGGCTGCTGTCGCGGGGGCGCCTGTTCCAGTTTGTCTGATGATCGGCAACCACGATGATCGCGCCACGTTCCGTGCGGTTTTCCCAGAACACCCCGTAGACGCGAATGGTTTCGTCAACCATGCTGAAACGATCGATGGTGTCCGGTTCATCTATCTCGACAGCGTCGGTGACAAGACCCATGCAGGCCATTTCTGTGCCAAGCGCCGCAACTGGCTGCGGGCCGAGCTTGAGGGGTGTGACCGCGCCCGGATTTTCCTGCATCACAACCCGATGGAGCTTGGTCTGCCAGCCGAGGACAAGATCGCCCTGGTGGCCGAAGACCGGCCCGGCTTTCGCGCGCTGCTCGAAGAGTTCTCTGATCGCATCGACTATGTTCATTTCGGCCATGTCCACGCGCCGATCCATGGGCGCTATGCCGGCGTGCAATTTGCCAGCGTGCCCTCGACCGGGAACCAGTCGATCCCGGATTTGAACGAGGCAGAGCTGCTGCAAGGCGCGCCGATGGAGCCGGGGTATTTCGTACTGTTGATCAATGGCGATGATACCATCATCCATCAGGTGCCGTTCGATTGGAGCGGTCCAGTCTATACAGCAGGCACGGAATGGGACGACTGGGCAAAACCCGATGCCGCCGCCGCCGAGTGA
- a CDS encoding flavodoxin family protein, giving the protein MSALLIVYHSRTGGSRQMAEAAYDAAKDETHTVLKEASQARPEDVLAASGYIFCAPENLATMSGIMKDFFDRCYYPVLGQIEGRAYAQMICAGSDGQGAVRQIARIAQGWRLNEVQPAIILCTHAQTPEAILAPKVLSDDQLAPCRDLGQALGAGLSMGVF; this is encoded by the coding sequence ATGTCAGCCCTGTTGATCGTCTATCACTCGCGCACCGGCGGCAGTCGGCAGATGGCCGAAGCCGCCTATGACGCGGCCAAGGATGAAACACACACGGTTTTGAAAGAGGCCAGCCAGGCAAGACCAGAGGATGTTCTGGCCGCCTCGGGTTACATCTTTTGCGCACCGGAAAACCTGGCGACCATGTCGGGGATCATGAAGGACTTCTTTGACCGTTGTTACTATCCAGTTCTGGGCCAAATCGAGGGGCGCGCCTATGCCCAGATGATCTGTGCCGGATCAGATGGACAGGGCGCCGTGCGCCAAATCGCTCGTATTGCCCAAGGCTGGCGTCTGAACGAGGTGCAACCCGCGATCATCCTGTGCACCCACGCCCAAACCCCCGAGGCCATATTGGCCCCGAAGGTTCTGAGCGACGATCAGCTGGCCCCGTGCCGAGACCTGGGTCAGGCGCTTGGGGCTGGGCTCAGCATGGGGGTGTTCTGA
- a CDS encoding LysR family transcriptional regulator: MNIKALRAFRTTLSEGSLTAASEIMHLSQPAISRLISGLEAELKLTLFDRSGRALTPTPEGMSFYREAGRILDNLDEVPRIAAEIRAGRSESLRIVTMPRIAQAVTIPAIARFMKEYPEVNVSLDVRSRRDSGKWLAGRAYDIGVGALPVQHPGIRTQALIRVRGQAVLPLGHPLSNRAEVTAEDLVDEPVIRLMHGLLLREQLDDIFSSAGVSPKQSVEVASSQTACGLVAAGAGVTIADELSAAEIRPGLVDLVPLSPARWMTFGILDPVAQKSFKALEDFKAILSEHTATLADNSPTLAVA, from the coding sequence ATGAACATCAAGGCTCTTCGCGCCTTTCGCACCACCCTGTCCGAGGGGTCCCTGACCGCTGCGTCCGAGATTATGCACCTGAGCCAACCGGCGATCAGCCGACTTATCTCGGGGCTTGAGGCGGAACTCAAGCTGACCCTCTTTGATCGCAGCGGGCGGGCACTCACCCCAACACCAGAGGGCATGTCATTCTACCGCGAGGCCGGGCGCATTCTGGACAATCTCGACGAGGTGCCCCGCATCGCCGCCGAAATACGTGCCGGTCGATCCGAAAGCCTGCGGATCGTGACCATGCCGCGCATCGCGCAGGCCGTGACCATTCCGGCGATTGCCAGGTTCATGAAGGAATACCCCGAAGTCAACGTGAGCCTGGATGTGCGCAGCCGCCGGGATTCAGGCAAATGGTTGGCCGGGCGCGCCTATGACATCGGGGTCGGCGCCCTACCCGTCCAGCACCCCGGCATCCGAACACAGGCCCTGATCCGAGTGCGCGGGCAAGCGGTTTTGCCGTTGGGTCATCCCCTGTCCAATCGCGCCGAGGTCACAGCCGAAGATTTGGTGGACGAACCTGTCATCCGTCTGATGCATGGTCTGCTGCTGCGCGAACAGCTGGATGACATCTTCAGCTCGGCCGGAGTGTCGCCCAAGCAATCGGTCGAGGTTGCCTCGTCCCAGACCGCATGTGGCTTGGTGGCTGCCGGGGCCGGCGTCACCATCGCGGATGAGTTGAGCGCGGCAGAAATCCGGCCTGGGCTTGTCGATCTGGTGCCGCTGAGCCCGGCGCGCTGGATGACTTTTGGCATTCTCGACCCGGTGGCCCAGAAATCGTTCAAAGCGCTCGAAGATTTCAAGGCGATCCTGTCGGAACATACCGCTACACTGGCCGATAACAGCCCAACCCTGGCGGTTGCGTGA
- a CDS encoding Bug family tripartite tricarboxylate transporter substrate binding protein: MKRRTLIGAVAATIALTVSATASLAADWPKRPINLVVPYKAGGGTDAYARAISAAAEGVLDVPVVVVNKPGSGGLNGANSVVGARPDGYTMMMTSGGSFLLSTMTRDTKIDALDSFQFVAQVGQLRTSLMVPKDSPFQSVQDVIDAAKANPGSLRWAHSGRGGFHHVGGLGFLANNDIEAQDVPFKGGGPTRAALIGSQADFGFLGVQQLAGFEEQLRALAVNSQDRDTIMKDVPAFGELGIPFAAVSSPVIVFAPKDTPAEVVAAMEAALAEIAAKPEFAELLASRGTGPVYQNGADAKAGLTAMKADATPLVEGLSK, translated from the coding sequence ATGAAACGCAGAACTCTGATTGGCGCCGTTGCCGCCACCATCGCACTGACCGTTTCCGCGACTGCCAGCCTGGCTGCGGATTGGCCCAAGCGCCCCATCAACCTGGTTGTGCCCTACAAGGCCGGCGGCGGAACCGACGCTTATGCCCGCGCTATTTCGGCCGCAGCCGAGGGCGTGTTGGATGTGCCGGTCGTTGTTGTGAACAAGCCCGGCTCGGGCGGCCTGAACGGTGCGAACTCGGTCGTGGGTGCGCGTCCTGACGGCTACACCATGATGATGACATCGGGCGGTTCGTTCCTGCTGTCGACCATGACCCGCGACACCAAGATCGACGCGCTGGACAGCTTTCAGTTCGTTGCTCAGGTTGGTCAGCTCCGCACCTCGCTGATGGTGCCCAAAGACAGCCCGTTCCAGTCGGTTCAGGACGTGATCGACGCGGCCAAGGCCAACCCCGGTAGCTTGCGTTGGGCACATTCGGGCCGCGGTGGGTTCCACCACGTTGGCGGTCTGGGCTTCCTGGCCAACAACGACATCGAAGCCCAAGACGTTCCCTTCAAAGGGGGTGGACCGACCCGTGCCGCTCTGATCGGTTCGCAGGCTGACTTTGGCTTCCTGGGTGTTCAGCAGCTGGCCGGTTTCGAAGAACAGCTGCGCGCTCTGGCCGTCAACAGCCAGGACCGCGACACCATCATGAAGGACGTCCCCGCTTTTGGTGAGCTGGGTATTCCTTTCGCCGCCGTCTCCTCGCCGGTGATCGTGTTTGCTCCGAAAGACACCCCGGCCGAAGTTGTCGCCGCGATGGAGGCCGCCCTGGCCGAGATCGCTGCCAAGCCCGAGTTCGCCGAACTGCTGGCGTCGCGTGGCACCGGTCCGGTCTATCAGAACGGTGCGGATGCCAAGGCGGGCCTGACCGCGATGAAGGCAGACGCTACGCCGCTCGTCGAAGGCCTGAGCAAGTAA
- a CDS encoding tripartite tricarboxylate transporter TctB family protein codes for MRAYAEGLVLTAISLVALWGAWQVPGATPGDTWAGIVPFSASLALLVLSGLMILGASQQTASGEDKTDHAATFEIISLFLIALIYQQSFRWFGYLLPTGIVAPIVLYMFGVRSWLGLALSVVICPLVFHVIFFELLGVFPPFGEVFDLLDWIKG; via the coding sequence ATGCGTGCATATGCCGAAGGGTTGGTTCTGACCGCGATTTCGCTGGTGGCCCTGTGGGGCGCCTGGCAAGTCCCCGGTGCCACACCCGGTGACACCTGGGCCGGGATCGTGCCCTTTTCCGCAAGCCTTGCCCTGTTGGTGCTGTCAGGTCTGATGATCCTGGGTGCGTCGCAACAGACCGCATCGGGCGAAGACAAGACCGACCACGCCGCCACGTTCGAAATCATCAGCTTGTTCCTGATCGCCTTGATCTATCAGCAGTCGTTCCGCTGGTTTGGCTATCTGCTGCCAACGGGCATAGTCGCCCCCATCGTCCTCTACATGTTCGGTGTGCGCAGCTGGCTCGGTCTGGCGCTGTCGGTGGTGATCTGCCCGCTGGTATTCCACGTCATTTTCTTCGAGCTGCTGGGGGTGTTCCCACCCTTTGGCGAGGTCTTTGACCTACTCGACTGGATCAAGGGGTAA
- a CDS encoding tripartite tricarboxylate transporter permease, whose product MEIFPAMLSVITDPTLLFAIVLAAAVGMIVGATPGLTASAAIAMLLPITFYMPPLFALAFLYVIGKSGRYGGSIAAILFNTPGTAASAATQIDGYPLARAGKAGKAMKVATISSVIGDLMGDILLVVGVGFIAAIALKLGPPETFAIYFAAFVVIGSVIGSSITKGLASAVLGILIAMIGLDPISSEERYTFGSFDLSNGIGLVPLMIGVFVLGEVFAQMESRRKAAGDVEENESEGDGNSLTWEEYKPCLPHALRGGFIGAGIGVLPGLGSAIAAFISYGEGKRRAKNPEKWGKGALEGVAAPESANNAVSGPSMAPLLTLGIPGSTIGAILLGVFLIHGIQVGPTLFLTDKELVYKLFACGMLGILAYGLIGYFGATQVAKLILKIPTNVLYPLIFLTAFVASYSARGSMFDVTVMTVAGFGGWLMRKYDFNIAAFVISFVLAKGAEETFRQSLLMSDGGALIFVERPVALGFLLLGVVAIAFRVRGMMKERKLAQGGLGDA is encoded by the coding sequence ATGGAAATCTTTCCCGCAATGCTGTCGGTCATCACTGATCCGACCCTTCTTTTTGCCATCGTTCTGGCCGCTGCTGTCGGCATGATCGTTGGCGCCACGCCGGGCCTGACGGCCTCGGCCGCGATCGCAATGCTATTGCCGATCACATTCTACATGCCGCCGCTCTTTGCGTTGGCGTTCCTCTACGTGATCGGGAAATCGGGCCGCTATGGCGGATCGATTGCCGCGATCCTGTTCAATACTCCCGGCACTGCAGCTTCTGCCGCCACTCAAATCGACGGGTATCCTTTGGCCCGCGCGGGCAAGGCCGGGAAGGCGATGAAGGTGGCCACCATATCGTCGGTCATCGGGGATCTGATGGGAGATATCCTGTTGGTCGTTGGTGTCGGCTTCATCGCCGCGATTGCCCTGAAACTGGGCCCGCCAGAAACCTTTGCAATCTACTTTGCCGCCTTTGTCGTCATCGGCTCGGTCATTGGCAGCTCGATTACCAAGGGGCTTGCCTCGGCTGTGCTTGGCATCCTGATCGCGATGATCGGCCTGGACCCGATTTCAAGCGAAGAGCGTTACACTTTCGGCTCGTTTGATTTGTCGAACGGCATCGGCCTGGTGCCGCTGATGATCGGTGTCTTTGTTCTGGGGGAAGTGTTCGCCCAGATGGAATCGCGCCGCAAGGCGGCCGGTGACGTCGAAGAAAACGAAAGCGAAGGCGATGGCAATTCACTGACATGGGAAGAATACAAACCCTGTCTGCCGCACGCACTGCGAGGTGGCTTCATCGGCGCTGGCATCGGTGTACTTCCCGGTCTTGGGTCTGCAATCGCCGCGTTTATCTCGTATGGTGAGGGCAAGCGCCGCGCCAAGAACCCTGAAAAGTGGGGCAAAGGCGCACTGGAAGGTGTCGCTGCGCCAGAATCGGCCAACAACGCCGTTTCCGGCCCTTCGATGGCACCGCTGTTGACGCTGGGTATTCCCGGATCAACCATTGGTGCGATCCTGCTGGGTGTATTCCTGATCCACGGCATTCAGGTGGGGCCGACCTTGTTCCTGACGGACAAAGAGTTGGTCTATAAACTGTTCGCCTGCGGTATGTTGGGCATCCTGGCCTATGGGCTCATCGGGTACTTTGGTGCCACTCAGGTCGCCAAACTGATCCTCAAGATCCCGACCAACGTGCTGTATCCACTGATCTTCCTGACGGCATTTGTCGCCTCATACTCGGCCCGCGGATCGATGTTTGACGTGACCGTGATGACCGTAGCGGGATTTGGTGGCTGGCTGATGCGCAAGTATGACTTCAACATTGCCGCCTTTGTCATCTCGTTTGTGCTGGCCAAGGGCGCAGAAGAGACCTTCCGCCAATCCCTGCTGATGTCGGATGGTGGTGCGCTGATCTTTGTCGAGCGTCCGGTTGCTCTTGGCTTCCTGTTGCTTGGCGTTGTTGCGATCGCCTTTCGGGTGCGCGGCATGATGAAAGAGCGCAAGCTGGCGCAGGGAGGTCTGGGTGATGCTTGA
- a CDS encoding lyase family protein — translation MLDFGLYRDCFSSSDMRSIWSEHATMSAWLTVEQVLAGQQAKLGLIPVAAADAINAVSVCDLDQGELQHEMMRVGRPIVGLVKQLRAQVGDHGAHVHYRSTTQDIMDTAVALQMKLGLEHIQDMMGRIDTALARLIEAHPDTRMMGRTNGQHAVPIRLATKLTLWQAELHRRSDALTEAARRGLNVQVGGPVGDLRGYEDGVGLQVKQGVADALGLFTTEPHWQNARDGVADVVAALGLLCATLCKIAHNVNLLSSSDIGEVYEVHEQGKGASSSMAHKRNQRASEFGEAVARLGRQRAEQIGELTQHEHERSGGVWIAEWVVVPEVFLLTSGAVSWTETMFNTLTVNSDAMQDKLPGAA, via the coding sequence ATGCTTGATTTCGGCCTCTATCGTGACTGTTTCTCCAGCTCCGATATGCGGTCGATCTGGTCCGAGCATGCGACGATGTCAGCCTGGTTGACGGTCGAGCAAGTGCTGGCCGGGCAACAGGCCAAACTGGGTCTGATCCCGGTCGCAGCGGCCGACGCCATTAACGCGGTGTCGGTCTGCGATCTGGATCAGGGTGAACTGCAACACGAGATGATGCGGGTGGGTCGCCCAATTGTTGGTCTGGTCAAGCAGTTGCGCGCCCAGGTTGGCGATCATGGCGCGCATGTCCACTATCGCTCGACCACGCAAGACATCATGGACACTGCCGTAGCGTTGCAGATGAAGCTTGGGCTGGAGCATATCCAGGACATGATGGGGCGGATCGACACGGCGCTGGCGCGCCTGATCGAGGCGCATCCCGATACCCGAATGATGGGCCGTACCAACGGACAGCACGCGGTGCCGATCCGGCTGGCGACCAAGCTCACACTCTGGCAGGCCGAGTTGCACCGCCGGTCGGATGCCCTGACCGAGGCCGCGCGCCGCGGCCTGAATGTTCAGGTCGGGGGTCCGGTTGGTGATCTGCGCGGGTACGAAGACGGCGTTGGCTTGCAAGTCAAACAGGGGGTCGCGGATGCGTTGGGGCTATTCACGACCGAACCGCATTGGCAAAACGCCCGCGATGGTGTGGCCGATGTGGTGGCGGCCTTGGGGTTGCTTTGTGCAACGCTCTGTAAGATCGCACACAACGTGAACCTGCTGTCCTCTTCGGACATTGGCGAAGTTTACGAGGTGCACGAACAGGGCAAAGGTGCATCATCTTCCATGGCGCACAAGCGCAATCAACGCGCGTCCGAGTTCGGCGAAGCGGTGGCTCGTTTGGGTCGCCAGCGAGCGGAACAGATCGGTGAGTTGACGCAGCACGAGCACGAACGCTCGGGCGGTGTCTGGATCGCCGAATGGGTTGTTGTACCCGAGGTCTTTCTACTGACGTCGGGTGCGGTGTCCTGGACCGAAACCATGTTCAACACGCTGACCGTCAACAGCGACGCGATGCAAGACAAGCTGCCCGGCGCAGCTTAA